The Nitrospira tepida genome includes a window with the following:
- a CDS encoding HIT family protein encodes MSQPDCVACRGAWPAPRLRIADCGLTVAYLHEDQFFEGWTVLVLKRHATELFHLTEEERRRLIEEVSAVGEVLSKQYRANKMNYELLGNQLPHIHWHVIPRRPNDPAPLEPVWRVAHQPVTLTEPQASEVAGRLRDLIRLQAGGRFFTGS; translated from the coding sequence ATGAGCCAGCCTGACTGCGTCGCCTGCCGAGGTGCCTGGCCGGCGCCACGCCTGCGCATCGCGGACTGCGGCCTGACCGTCGCCTACCTCCACGAAGACCAGTTTTTCGAGGGTTGGACGGTCCTGGTGCTCAAGCGCCATGCGACCGAGCTGTTTCACCTGACGGAGGAGGAACGACGCCGCCTCATCGAAGAGGTCTCGGCGGTCGGCGAGGTCCTGTCGAAACAATACCGTGCGAACAAGATGAACTACGAGCTGCTGGGCAACCAACTGCCCCACATCCACTGGCATGTGATCCCGCGCCGCCCCAACGACCCTGCGCCCCTGGAACCCGTCTGGCGAGTGGCGCATCAACCGGTCACGCTGACCGAACCGCAGGCCTCGGAGGTCGCCGGCCGACTGCGCGACCTCATCCGTCTGCAGGCCGGCGGCCGGTTCTTCACTGGCTCCTAG
- a CDS encoding secondary thiamine-phosphate synthase enzyme YjbQ, producing the protein MPVRTTLLQIRTSGQGHIENLTKPVADAVAQSGLRDGIVTVFVKHTTASVLIIEDEPGVRADTTQVWNRLIPADPDWQHNVRNHGEDNAHSHQRGQLQGPSVTVPFCQGQLTLGSWQQIVLLDFDTRGRTRDLVVQIIGE; encoded by the coding sequence ATGCCCGTAAGGACGACGCTGCTCCAGATCCGGACCTCCGGACAGGGCCACATCGAAAACCTGACCAAGCCGGTGGCGGACGCCGTGGCTCAGTCCGGTCTTCGCGACGGCATTGTCACGGTCTTCGTCAAACATACGACCGCTTCGGTCCTCATCATCGAGGATGAGCCCGGCGTCAGGGCCGATACGACCCAGGTCTGGAATCGGCTGATTCCCGCCGATCCGGACTGGCAGCACAATGTGAGAAATCACGGGGAGGACAACGCCCACAGCCACCAACGGGGCCAGTTGCAAGGGCCGTCGGTGACGGTTCCGTTTTGCCAGGGGCAATTGACGCTCGGGAGCTGGCAACAGATCGTCCTCCTTGATTTCGACACGCGGGGACGCACCCGTGATCTGGTCGTGCAAATCATCGGTGAATGA
- a CDS encoding S1C family serine protease encodes MNEPTAGCRPIARLALLLCAWGAWDMSDQLQWLGLTSSGLAADDWGRPLGPAYRGPEVHPRPVAPAAELGADEKVTISVFEKAAKSVVFIANTAIRRDPWSLNVMEVPQGSGSGFIWNKEGHLVTNFHVVYGADAIDVTLADRTTYRARIVGLDPDHDLAVLQIQAPPDQLVPLPIGSSQDLKVGQKVLAIGNPFGLDHTLTTGVVSALGRTIKSMTERTIEGVVQTDAAINPGNSGGPLLDSSGRLIGINTQIFSPSGAYAGIGFAVPVDMVNRIVPELIKHGKLIRPGLGVSLVPDAIVKRWGIKGLVIGRVARGSGAEQAGLRGSRETVSGRVELGDIIVAVDGKSVEVVDDLMAVLDQRKVGDRVTLDILRGNRRQQVVVTLQAVN; translated from the coding sequence GTGAATGAACCCACCGCCGGCTGCCGGCCCATCGCCCGCCTCGCCCTCCTGCTCTGTGCGTGGGGCGCGTGGGACATGTCGGACCAGTTGCAATGGCTCGGCCTGACCTCCTCCGGCTTGGCCGCCGACGACTGGGGCCGTCCCTTGGGGCCTGCCTATCGAGGCCCGGAAGTCCATCCTCGTCCGGTGGCGCCCGCCGCCGAACTCGGCGCTGATGAAAAAGTCACGATTTCCGTGTTCGAGAAGGCCGCCAAGTCGGTGGTCTTCATCGCCAACACGGCGATCCGGCGGGATCCCTGGTCGCTCAATGTCATGGAAGTGCCGCAGGGGTCCGGCTCCGGATTCATCTGGAACAAGGAAGGCCATCTCGTCACGAATTTCCATGTGGTCTACGGCGCCGACGCCATCGACGTGACGCTGGCGGACCGGACGACCTATCGTGCCCGGATCGTCGGGCTCGACCCGGACCACGACTTGGCGGTGTTGCAGATCCAGGCGCCACCCGATCAGTTGGTTCCCCTGCCGATCGGCAGCTCGCAGGATTTGAAGGTCGGACAGAAGGTCCTCGCGATCGGCAATCCGTTCGGATTGGACCATACCCTCACCACCGGGGTTGTCAGCGCGCTCGGCCGGACCATCAAATCCATGACCGAGCGGACGATCGAAGGGGTCGTCCAAACGGATGCCGCCATTAATCCCGGCAATTCGGGCGGCCCGCTGTTGGACAGTTCCGGCCGGCTGATCGGGATCAACACCCAGATCTTCAGTCCGAGCGGCGCCTACGCCGGCATCGGGTTCGCGGTGCCGGTGGACATGGTGAACCGGATTGTCCCGGAGCTGATCAAGCACGGCAAGTTGATCAGGCCCGGACTCGGCGTGTCGCTGGTGCCGGATGCGATCGTCAAGCGATGGGGCATCAAAGGGCTCGTGATCGGCAGGGTCGCGCGCGGGAGCGGGGCGGAGCAGGCGGGTCTCCGAGGATCGCGGGAGACGGTGAGCGGCCGCGTGGAGCTCGGCGACATCATCGTCGCCGTGGACGGCAAATCTGTCGAAGTCGTGGACGATCTGATGGCCGTGCTTGATCAACGCAAGGTCGGAGATCGAGTGACCCTGGACATCCTGCGCGGCAATCGGCGCCAGCAGGTCGTCGTGACGCTCCAGGCGGTGAATTGA
- a CDS encoding AAA family ATPase has product MSDHIERNPETGPSQEKHQGTGSAGRHRSDQPDLIALLDQCLEAFPDNDPRQRLLLKLRHAVLQGAVHLQEKDAELRKLQTVVEKLTAPANRIGILLDLPGEGLARIAVGGAEYYTTVDPRVSRDDLKIGTQILVNEAYALIKTLGYDRNGPVLRVAEALPDGRIRFEAEPGRQTLILQRSGDLVGVELKAGDEVRVDPTHRIAIERIEDRKAARHLLDEVPSVTWDQIGGQEQAIAAIRKAIEYPLVHAEAFAKYRFTQPKGFLLYGPPGCGKTMIGQAAAASLSKLAAESRSSEGETVPITRGSFMHVKGPEILNMWLGESERIVREIFAQARARRKEGALPFIFIDEAESILGTRRAMRSFNITNTLVPMFCTEMDGIESLRDVVIILASNRPDLIDPAVLRPGRIDRKIKVERPDRAAAAEILKVYLKDDLPFAEPLLAHHDGDAGAVREALVETVLHAIFRRSEEHRMLAVRLRNGQTKTLYRSDLLSGAILASIVQRAKERAIDRQIHSTDGSSGGLIEGGATGLTEDDLLKAVQAEFREGEVLPPDDAAEEWLKLLDHHPDQVVGISSYRRGRPSEERLVNQII; this is encoded by the coding sequence ATGAGCGATCATATTGAAAGAAACCCAGAGACAGGCCCTTCGCAGGAGAAGCATCAGGGAACCGGATCGGCCGGCCGGCATCGGTCGGACCAGCCGGATCTGATCGCGTTGCTGGACCAATGTCTTGAAGCCTTTCCCGACAATGACCCGCGGCAGCGGCTGCTTCTGAAGCTGCGGCATGCGGTGCTCCAGGGGGCCGTGCATCTGCAAGAGAAGGATGCGGAGCTGAGGAAGCTCCAGACGGTCGTGGAGAAACTGACTGCGCCGGCCAATCGCATCGGCATTCTGCTGGATCTGCCGGGAGAAGGCCTCGCCCGCATTGCGGTGGGAGGGGCGGAGTACTACACGACCGTCGATCCGCGGGTGAGCCGGGACGACTTGAAGATCGGCACGCAGATCCTGGTCAACGAAGCCTATGCCCTGATCAAGACGCTCGGCTACGACCGTAACGGGCCGGTGCTCCGCGTGGCGGAAGCGCTGCCGGACGGCCGGATCCGCTTCGAGGCGGAGCCGGGACGCCAAACCCTGATTCTTCAGCGATCGGGCGATCTGGTGGGCGTGGAATTGAAGGCGGGGGACGAAGTCCGGGTGGATCCGACCCATCGGATTGCGATCGAGCGGATCGAGGACCGGAAGGCGGCTCGGCACCTGTTGGACGAAGTGCCTTCGGTCACCTGGGACCAGATCGGCGGGCAGGAACAGGCGATCGCCGCGATCCGCAAGGCCATCGAATATCCGCTCGTCCATGCCGAGGCATTTGCCAAATACCGGTTCACCCAGCCAAAGGGGTTCCTGCTCTACGGGCCGCCCGGCTGCGGCAAGACCATGATCGGCCAGGCGGCGGCCGCGAGTTTGTCGAAGCTGGCGGCGGAATCCCGGTCATCCGAGGGCGAAACCGTCCCGATCACGCGCGGCTCGTTCATGCACGTCAAGGGGCCGGAGATTCTGAACATGTGGCTGGGCGAATCCGAGCGGATCGTGCGCGAGATCTTCGCCCAGGCCCGGGCGAGGCGGAAGGAAGGGGCGCTGCCCTTCATCTTTATCGACGAAGCCGAGTCGATCCTGGGCACCAGGCGGGCGATGAGGTCCTTCAACATCACCAACACGCTGGTGCCGATGTTCTGCACCGAGATGGACGGTATCGAATCGCTGCGCGACGTCGTGATCATCTTGGCCTCCAACCGGCCGGACTTGATCGATCCGGCTGTGCTCCGTCCGGGGCGGATCGATCGGAAGATCAAGGTCGAGCGGCCGGACCGAGCGGCGGCTGCCGAGATCCTCAAGGTCTATCTGAAAGACGACCTGCCGTTTGCGGAACCGCTGCTAGCCCATCATGACGGTGATGCCGGAGCGGTCCGGGAGGCGCTGGTCGAAACGGTGCTCCACGCGATCTTCCGGCGCTCGGAGGAGCATCGCATGCTGGCCGTGCGGTTGCGCAACGGCCAGACCAAGACCCTCTATCGCAGTGATCTGCTGAGCGGCGCGATCCTGGCCTCCATTGTGCAGCGGGCCAAGGAGCGGGCGATCGACCGGCAGATCCATTCAACGGATGGGTCGTCCGGCGGGTTGATCGAAGGCGGCGCGACGGGCCTGACCGAGGACGATCTGTTGAAGGCCGTGCAGGCGGAGTTTCGCGAAGGCGAAGTGCTGCCGCCCGACGATGCGGCGGAAGAGTGGCTCAAGCTGCTCGATCACCATCCGGACCAGGTCGTCGGCATCTCTTCCTATCGGCGGGGGCGGCCGTCGGAAGAGCGCCTCGTCAACCAGATCATTTAG
- a CDS encoding proteasome accessory factor PafA2 family protein: MRLFGIETEYGITRDDLDMVDPVVESMELVRAHLVASFERRWDYRGEDPHEDARGFRVSALQQDREEGEFAEQDAHRPFSFHEMKSDLVLPNGARFYNDHTHPEYSTPECRTLASLIAQDRAGERIVQAAAVRRNQALGGPHVRLYKNNTDFHGHSYGCHDNYLMPRSVPFTSLVSGLLPFLVSRQIIAGAGKVGIEAQEGRYVSGCYQLSQRADFMETELSVDTMHNRPLLNTRDEPHADRRKYRRLHLIIGDANMCEYATALKVGTTGLVLDLIARGEAPGLELSRPVEAVKQLSRDPDLKARVPLTDGRAMSGLELQEVYYDAAQQVLAGTDEETDWILREWHDTLAWLRRDRSRLVGKLDWVTKLWLLESFMQEERIGWDDPWLASLDLEYHNVDPERGLFLGLEQEGKTARLVSDDEIQRAMKEGPADTRGGIRGLCVQRFPDQIKAVQWERIQFRNGLFSSVLDLEDLFDPESVRSLRRLLETADSPADLLEQWDQRQAKG, encoded by the coding sequence ATGCGACTGTTCGGCATTGAAACGGAATACGGGATCACGCGGGACGACCTCGATATGGTCGATCCCGTGGTGGAATCCATGGAGCTGGTGCGGGCGCATCTGGTCGCGTCCTTTGAGCGACGATGGGATTACCGCGGTGAAGATCCCCATGAAGATGCCAGGGGCTTTCGCGTGTCCGCCCTCCAGCAGGACAGGGAAGAGGGCGAATTCGCCGAGCAGGACGCGCACCGGCCCTTCTCGTTCCATGAGATGAAGAGCGATCTGGTCCTGCCGAACGGCGCGCGCTTCTACAACGACCATACGCATCCGGAATATTCGACGCCGGAATGCAGGACCCTGGCCAGCCTGATCGCACAGGACCGGGCGGGCGAGCGCATTGTTCAGGCGGCGGCGGTCCGCAGGAACCAGGCCCTCGGAGGGCCGCACGTCCGGCTTTACAAGAACAACACGGATTTCCACGGCCACAGCTACGGCTGCCACGACAACTATCTCATGCCCCGTTCGGTGCCCTTCACGTCGCTCGTGTCCGGCCTGCTGCCGTTTCTGGTCAGCCGGCAGATCATCGCGGGGGCCGGCAAGGTCGGGATCGAAGCCCAGGAGGGCCGATACGTCTCCGGCTGCTACCAGTTATCCCAGCGGGCCGATTTCATGGAGACCGAGCTGAGCGTGGACACGATGCACAACCGGCCCCTGCTCAATACCCGCGATGAGCCTCATGCCGACCGGCGAAAATACCGGCGGTTGCACCTGATCATCGGGGACGCGAACATGTGCGAGTACGCGACCGCGCTGAAGGTGGGCACGACCGGACTGGTCTTGGACCTGATCGCGCGGGGCGAGGCGCCGGGACTCGAACTCAGCCGGCCGGTGGAGGCGGTGAAACAGCTCTCGCGGGACCCGGATCTCAAGGCACGGGTGCCGTTGACGGACGGGCGGGCCATGAGCGGCCTGGAGCTGCAGGAAGTCTATTACGACGCGGCCCAGCAGGTGCTCGCCGGAACGGATGAAGAAACCGACTGGATCCTGCGCGAATGGCACGACACGCTGGCCTGGTTGCGGCGCGATCGGTCGCGGCTCGTCGGGAAGCTGGACTGGGTCACGAAGCTCTGGCTCTTGGAGTCGTTCATGCAGGAGGAACGGATCGGCTGGGATGATCCCTGGCTGGCGAGCCTCGATCTGGAGTATCACAACGTGGACCCGGAGCGCGGCCTGTTCCTGGGATTGGAGCAGGAAGGCAAGACCGCCCGCCTGGTGTCGGACGACGAGATCCAACGGGCGATGAAGGAAGGGCCGGCGGACACCCGCGGAGGCATTCGGGGGCTCTGCGTGCAACGGTTCCCGGATCAGATCAAGGCGGTGCAGTGGGAACGGATTCAGTTTCGCAACGGGCTGTTCTCCTCCGTGCTCGATCTGGAAGACCTGTTCGATCCGGAATCGGTCCGATCGCTGCGAAGATTGCTCGAAACGGCGGACTCGCCGGCGGACTTGCTGGAACAGTGGGATCAACGACAGGCGAAAGGATAG